The following proteins come from a genomic window of Ursus arctos isolate Adak ecotype North America unplaced genomic scaffold, UrsArc2.0 scaffold_12, whole genome shotgun sequence:
- the PRDX1 gene encoding peroxiredoxin-1, with product MSSGNAKIGHPAPNFKATAVMPDGQFKDLSLSDYKGKYIVFFFYPLDFTFVCPTEIIAFSDRAEEFKKLNCQVIGASVDSHFCHLAWINTPKKQGGLGPMNIPLVSDPKRTIAQDYGVLKADEGISFRGLFIIDDKGILRQITVNDLPVGRSVDETLRLVQAFQFTDKHGEVCPAGWKPGSDTIKPDVQKSKEYFSKQK from the exons ATGTCTTCAGGAAATGCCAAAATTGGGCATCCTGCCCCCAACTTCAAAGCCACGGCTGTTATGCCAGATGGCCAGTTCAAAGACCTCAGCCTATCTGACTACAAAG GAAAATACATTGTGTTCTTCTTTTACCCTCTTGACTTCACCTTTGTGTGCCCCACGGAGATCATTGCTTTCAGTGACAGGGCAGAAGAATTTAAGAAACTCAACTGTCAAGTGATTGGTGCTTCTGTGGATTCTCATTTCTGTCACCTGGCATG GATCAACACACCTAAGAAACAAGGAGGACTGGGACCCATGAACATTCCCTTGGTATCAGATCCCAAGCGTACCATTGCTCAGGACTATGGAGTCTTAAAGGCTGATGAAGGCATCTCGTTCAG GGGCCTCTTTATCATTGATGATAAAGGTATCCTTCGGCAGATCACTGTAAACGACCTTCCTGTCGGCCGCTCTGTGGATGAGACTCTGCGACTGGTTCAGGCATTCCAGTTTACTGACAAGCATGGGGAAG TGTGCCCAGCTGGCTGGAAGCCCGGCAGTGATACCATCAAGCCTGATGTCCAGAAGAGCAAAGAATATTTCTCTAAGCAGAAGTGA
- the MMACHC gene encoding cyanocobalamin reductase / alkylcobalamin dealkylase: protein METQVAELKQKIEDTLCPFGFEVYPFQVAWYNALLPPTFHLPLPGPTLAFLVLSTPAMFDRALKPFLQSRHLQRLTDPVDQCVAYHLGRIRENLPELQIEVIADYEVHPNRRPKILAQTAAHVAGAAYYYQRKDVEADPWGDQHISGVCMHPRYGGWFAIRGVVLLPGIEVPGLPPTKPLDCVPTRADRITLLEGFNFHWRDWTYRDAVTPQERYSEEQKAYFSTPPAQRLAALGLARPSEDPSSASPELPFTTLKPKKPHNVSRARGWLSPSASPPASPGP from the exons ATGGAGACGCAAGTCGCAGAACTGAAGCAGAAGATCGAGGACACGTTGTGCCCTTTTGGTTTCGAGGTTTACCCCTTTCAG GTGGCATGGTATAATGCACTTCTGCCTCCAACCTTCCACCTACCCCTGCCAGGACCTACCCTGGCCTTCCTGGTACTCAGCACACCTGCCATGTTTGACCGGGCCCTCAAACCCTTCCTGCAGAGCCGCCACCTCCAACGACTGACTGACCCTGTGGACCAGTGTGTGGCCTACCACTTGGGCCGCATTAGAGAG AACCTCCCAGAGTTGCAAATCGAAGTCATCGCTGACTATGAGGTACACCCCAATCGGCGCCCCAAGATTCTGGCCCAGACTGCAGCCCATGTGGCAGGGGCTGCTTACTACTACCAACGAAAGGATGTGGAGGCTGACCCCTGGGGCGACCAG CACATATCAGGCGTGTGCATGCACCCCCGATATGGGGGCTGGTTTGCCATCAGAGGAGTGGTGCTGCTGCCAGGAATAGAGGTGCCAGGTTTGCCACCCACAAAGCCCCTGGACTGTGTACCTACAAGAGCTGACCGAATCACCTTGCTTGAAGGCTTTAACTTCCATTGGCGTGACTGGACATACCGGGATGCTGTGACACCACAGGAGCGCTACTCAGAAGAGCAGAAGGCCTACTTTTCTACTCCACCTGCCCAACGCTTAGCCGCCTTGGGCTTGGCCCGGCCTTCAGAGGATCCTAGCTCTGCGTCTCCTGAACTACCTTTCACCACACTCAAACCCAAAAAGCCCCACAATGTCAGCAGAGCTCGGGGCTGGCTCAGCCCCAGTGCCTCACCACCTGCATCCCCTGGCCCTTGA